The genomic stretch cTAACAATACAGTAGGAATAATCTaatacatacaaaattattttagaaaataatttctcagtGAGAGCTTCAACATCCTAAACACTTTCAAAAACGTAATAATATTAAGAATAGACCTTTCCCAAAACTGCattgtaacaaatatatttaaaaccagACTTATTTAAACGGTAATTGAGTGTTAAAATGACACCAGATACAACTAAATATAAGCATATTATCATAAAAAATTGTATAGCATTATGAGAAGAATGACAAGACAGGGACCTCAGCCTTCAAGATTTCTCACATGTCACTCTGGAAGAGCATCGAGACatgtcaattttaaaagaaagtattttagtTATGAAGCAGATAATGTGATGGAGAAAAAACACAGTAAATCAACCTTACCCATTCTAAtccaataatattaaaaataataaatctgagGACTAATCTATAAAAAATGCTAATTACCATTATTAGAAGAAATTTGGTAACTACAGCTCTCATAAAATTTTGACATCACTGtagccattttgaaattttattctttagatGCTTGGATTAATGAAGATGTGAATTAAATATAACCTCTCCATTTCAGCAGACTtcttaaagaggctgtcttttaattttctttaatttcttcacattCCAATAAATTCCTATTGAATTTAAGCCAGAATAGATTAGTTGaacattttataactttataaattatatttaaacccAGCATATTAATACACAAGCATAATTAGATTTCTTAGATAAATAATTAAATCCTAAGTTTGATGTATATTACACAAAGGGAATATTTCAAACTGTGAAGTCAGTCCCACTGGTGGCAAACTACTGCAAAAATGGTGAGTGTGCTGCGAAACGGTGGCCTCTCTACAGTGTACAAGAATTAAGTAGTCTCATTACATCCTCTTCTAGTTGGTTCTTCTGACTAGGATGCCAGAGAAAATTCAATTAAGGAAATCAATatcaaaaaacccccaaaccccaCGTTAACTttattacagaaaacaaataagccaCAACCAATGCATggcagaaataagaaataatgtcACCATGGTGTTTGATCAGCAGCATAGGAACTGACTCTGTGGAACTGGTAATCTAATGTCCAAAGATCAGGCAGTAATATAAATGAATTATGCGGGAAAAGTGGGATGGGGAAGTAAATATCAGAATGATACTGAATTTTTTACATTCAGTAAGAAGAAGACAGACTACTGTAGGCAGTCTGACAACAACCAAATGTTGTGGTTtgattcataaaattttaaactcaaaacttacagaaaaatgtaaaatatttagcaaacTGGCTTTCTGGTAAGTCAAATGTTCACTGATAAATGAAGCTAATTTCTTAGTTCTTTATGTAATTACAATGTGTCAATTCAGAAGCCAAGTGATTTAGCGTACGCATTAGGTTTAcgtttaaaaaattctttttggaacttagtattttaaaaagtgcgTAACAGGTGTAGCAAGGCTTatcaaaaatcttcaaaattcatattttcctCATCTCCAGTAATCTAGAAACCTATTAAAACATAACCTGAATCAAATTTTGAAGCTGTCTTTATTACGATAAAGATACCAAATGATctatttaaaactcattttgcagataaatgTAGTCTTGGATAACTCAAAAGTACTGATCACTGCTTTTCTCCAGAATTCTGAGGcctaaatgaacaaaaatgtatatacagtTTTCTAGCTTTTaagaaaaacacttctttttGTGTCATTAGAAAAGTTACCTCCAAGGGAATATATTAATAGAGAAACAGCACAATTCTTATTCAGTACCTAAATTCTCTTAAGTAGAAGAATGAAAATTCACTTTCCCCCCATAGTTTATGTACTGGTCTATGGGGCTTGGTAACAGCAACACTATTGGCCTGATACTACCATAGATTTTGCTtaaattttgaggggaaaaaactaaaaaatcccGCAGGTCAAAACTGactcatataaatggaaagattccacttaaataaatgaaaagcaatttaaaatgcaaaataaaaatgaattaaggcAGCTCTAAGAGAAAAAAACTCATCCATTCAAAATAGTGCTACTACAGTATAATTCACTCCTTAACATGTCATGTTTATAATCTAGGCATAGAagccaaaaatcaaaacaagcatTGCAGTTATGATGCAGCATCAGGTGTTTACTTCAGCTGAATGGAAAATAATGGTCACAACTCAAATGAATGCTAATTTAATATGAATATATGCACCTTACCAGAGATGTTTATGTTTACTACCAAAGACGTCTTAGTAATTCCATATTCCTCACAAAGTCAGTATAATTGCTGTAAAAAAATCAACTGTGGTTCTGAATACCCATTCACAGTTGATCTCAACAACGTATCTGATGTAGGAGACTGGTTATCTGTGACAGGCAGAAGGATGTGGTGGTCCTCAGTTCCAAGCGGAAGAGATAGTGGTAAAGTCATATCAGAAGGCTTCACATCCAGTGTTTCTGATAAAGGACTTTTTTGTATAGAATCTTGTTCATTCAACGGATGATCCTCTATACTAGAATCTAGAAGTTTATCTGCAcctgaaatagaagagaaagaaatttatgctatctttggaaacaaaacaaaaactctagaTAGACTAAATCTGCTTACCATTCCCAGAACTTACATTCCAACCTCCACAGCTttactcatgctgtttctcttaTACTGATTTACCCTCATTATTTACACAAGTCCAATATGGGCCTCAAGCTTAGGTTTAAGCACCAAGTTGAACTTAAAAGGGATTTAACTGTTCTAGACAAGGGTGAGCTGTTACCTATTTTATCACTCACTTGTCAATTTTTTGTATACTACCTTGTGACATCTGTCTCTTATTGCTACTGAACATTCTGCTTCATACTGGTATGGCCTCTCAGACTGTAAACTCCTCAAGGGTAAATGTCAAATTATACTTCTCTGATTCCTTTAAAGTACTTAATAATAGTGCTATACACATAACAGATTTGTTCCCTGAACGTATTAATGAGTAGTTCATACTATTCTCTGAGTTCAAGTTCAGAGATACAgcacttttgtgtatttttcagaaGTGAGAAATTCTGCTCAAGGGCATAAATTATCACACTGATTATGATACACTTTTGCCTTCAAATTTTCCATGAGCTTTACCATGCTTCTGCCACCCCAAAGTTTTTACATGATTTCAATCTGTTTCATTAGATAAAACTGCATATTTGCTTTCATAAAACTAGAATTCTGTTCTTGCCTAACTACTCTTCAGTTCAACCAGCCAATACAACCTGAACTTCCTTATCCCGGTGACTCCCTTTACAATATTCTCTCTGCCTGGGAGGAACCCTCCTTTTCCCATCTCCATTCTCTgaacccctctctctcctttaagTTTTTCCAATACTCACCTCAGAAGGACTTAATCTCTTCTTTAGCACTTCTGTCTCTACTATACCCTACATTTTGTCTTGTAATCACAGTTAATATTTAGATTTCTGGTCTCCTACACCAGATTGTAAACTCTTTGAGGACTAAGACTGTGCATTTTTCAACTTCGTATTATTCTGCAGTTATGTGTACTTTGGAGGCAGAGGCATTTAACGTTTGTTGAATTACTCACATTGCAGTTTTCATATGTTACTTCTTAATCCTTATGATGTCGCTGTTTACTATCAAAGACTTGTTAACATCTCTATACACTGAAGAAGcctagtattttgtttttaattatgacAAACATAGTGAAACGTTTTCAAGGATTCATTTTAAGCAACAGACTTAAATTTTATAGtctggcttttcatttttatgtaacagTTTGGAGCTACCCATTTCCCTACTTCCTCTTACATGTTTCTGGATTCATGTGTTCATGATGCCCTTTTTGTCGCGTAACTAATCCCCAGGTAACCCAGACTCTAGTCTGGAGAATAGTGATACAcgttttgtttatatattctttctttcttgtaactTCAtaaatcaggtttttaaaagaggaaatatttcaagTACTGTTTATTAGACGGTCAATATGGAAAGAAATTTCTAGTGAACTTATCTACAAATTACAAAGCTACCTTCCTAATACGTAtttatctagtttttaaaaatatgtatctaattTAAATTGTTATAATGTGCATCTCAACATTTTAGGAGTAGCACCATTATGAGAgccctaaatttttaaaaaaacacaaacatttaccGGAATGGACTTTTGTTTTgtgcttctttaaatttttaatatctgTGTAAGAATTTCCACATAATTCGCAGATAAATGGCCTTTCTCCTGAAAAGCAAGTTAAAAAGTTTAAACTCAGTATTTTTGAAGCTAAGACAAAAATATCAATGTTTTCGAATGCAGTGTAAACATTACTGTACTGTTTAAGTTTAGTTTCAAATTACCATTTAGTCACGTGGTTATAATATAGTCAAACAAAAACTTCCATACACATTAGGCGTTCTGTTATACTAAGCATCCCCATTTCAGGAAAAATTGAGCCCTTTTGTTAAGAGAAATTTAACTTACTCTTATTACTATTAGACATTTAGTGAGTGCCAGTTATATGCCAGATACTAAGAGGAACAGCTGGGGGAAAATGTTAAGTATTTCTGCTTTCTCGCAGCCTACAAATTAGAAAATCCTGTACAAACAGTGACAGAATAAAATGCTACAAAATTATAATTCCTTTGAATAAGAAGTGTTCAATGCTTTACAAACTATGAAGCCTAAGAGTAAAGAAGCCGccaataaatttattaaatgtctactaGGGGCTCATAGTATTCTAGATAGGAATAGcgagaaataatttttaaaatgacaaagaaaatgaaaagagtcCATCTTCAAAGTGGCATTTtcccttgttttaatttttttttgttccctaTTTTCTTCATATTATACAATACTCTTACAAGAAACATGTCAATTCTAACATTCATTCTAAAAACTTGCTTACTGAACACTACTTGATAAGAAAATCTAGTATTATCTTGGTATTatatattccttttcatttcttggtACATCTTTGCAATTTAATCTAAGTCATCTAAAAACTATTATTATCTGgcatattttttagaaaatctaTACAATTCTAGACCCAACTTAATTAACACTACTCCAAATaactaaagaaacaaagcaaatagaaAGTTGATAGTTATACATTAAAATATTGCTATAGGTAGAGTACGACTAGAAACCATATAGTCCATAATGGTTTAAAAGTCAAGgtttacataaaaagaaattagagagaacaaaaaataatacGTTCTCCCTAAACACAGACCTGTATGGGATCGAAAGTGTTTGTTGAGCTCTCCTGAGGAAATAAAACTTTTCCCACAAATACCACATATGTATGGTTTTTCACctagatggaaaataaaagatagCGAAGTGGTGTACTATAccaatataatattttatcaattaCAATAATCTAAAGTAACCTGTTCTAAAATACTGAATTAAAACCtctttatattgtattttagAGGTATCTTCAGTGTGATCCAACTTAGAAGATTAGTAATTACACTGCTCATGTAACCTGATGCTTTTCATATAATAAAACTTTCTGCAAACATCCTTCTAGTAGACTAGAGTTGGGCAAGAAGTTCAATTTTTATGATTACAAACGTGATTAAAAATTCATCAATCCAGGACTTTAGTTCTTGCTATCTACTATATTATTAAGAGGAATGAAATTATTTAGGAAAGATCTATTTTAAGAGGTACtctatcaaaactgaaaatctTTGAGTACAACGTGCTTCAAAACTGGTATTTTGCACTTGAAGTAGCTGTTTAATTTGTGAATCTCAGAATGTCTGCATAGGAAAAGTcctaaaaagtcataaaaatcaaTGTTCTACCTAAACCCACCTTCACCCCTTAATTTCACTCTACTGTTTTATCCAAGGGAAATGAAACAAGAGGCTAAGGGGGTTTTTCTAAGgtcataaaatacatttcaactcAAGTTTATATACCATCAAAATTACctgatttttaatgtatatagttacataattaaaaaattccATCCACTGTGTACTATCTTAGAAAATAAGTCTGCTTTTATAGCTAATATTTATGTGAAAACCACAAACACAAAAGGCTTCAAGAAGCACACACACAACAAATATAcaacaaaatctaaaatctaCTTTCTGTAAGGGCtcaatttccctttctttttacaACTTTCCTTATTTTAAACATCTCTGTCAAATTCTTACCTGTATGTTTTCGAGAATGAGTGATAAGAGAACTAGAGACAGCAAATGCCTTCCCACAAGTATCACACACATACGGCTTTTCTCCAGTATGCCTACGAACATGATAGGTCAATGTGCTGGCTTGAGCAAATCTCTGTCCACACCTATCACAGACATATGGCTTCTCTCCACTATGCTTCctattagtaaataaataaagttatatagTGGTAAGTAAAACAATTTGGATCCAATCTatataataagcattttttatacaatttttcaTGTAGTATTTCATATTAACagacaaagaatatatatttaaaatcaacaGTTTCAATGTatacaaatcaaaaataaatgttttggcaTAATGTTATCAAAACATTAGTTCTaaggtaagttaaaaaaattttgccgTCATCTTTATATGGTTGTCAAGTGTGTTCCTAATACCGCAGGCAATTATTTTCACTTGTCCATTCACTCACTCTTTAAAACTCTTTCCTTAAACCTccagcaactcctcatccatccTTATCTTTAGCTGATGTCCTTGCTTCCTGTTTTACTGAGAAAAATTTAAGCAATCAGAAGAAAATTTCTACCATCCCAACCTTCCACCTATAGGCATCTGTACCTATGTATCTGTTATTCTTCTCATTAACTCTAACATGAGGGTGACAATTCATCTGAATCCAAACACTCCCATTTGCATACTTAAGATATTATCTCTTTCCTACTCATTGGTAACACTCCTATAATTTCCTCCACAGTTCCTTTTTCCCATACAAATATACTGCTGTCtctgatctttaaaaaaagaccctttggggcacctaagtggctcagtcagtcaagcatcggactttggctcaggtcatgatctagtggttagcgggttcaagccctgtgtcgggctctgtgctgacagctcagagcctggagccagctttcgattctgtgtctccctctctccctgcccctcccctgctcacactctggctctctctttggcactctctctctctctctctctctctcaaaaataaacataaaaacaaaacaaaacaaaaaaaccttgacCTCTCTTGCTCCTCCATTTCTTGGCTCCTCTTTATCAAAAATTTGAGTCTCCAATTgttctactttaatttttctctactaGTCACAACTAACATTGCTTTTGTTGAGAGCACTGCTGACCTCTCACTTTGGTAAATCCAACAGTTAAGTCTCAATCTTCACCTCTCTATCACCAAATTTGACAAAACTGATTGTTCTCTTCTGGAATAATTTCCTTTACTTGGATTCCAGGGCAGTCTATTGTTGGTTTTCCTCCTATATATTGGCTAGTCACCTCTGCTGGTTCTTGACTATCTCCCAGAATTTTTTAAGATTAGAGTGCCTCATGATTCAGTCCTTTTGATTGCTTCTCTATCCACATTCATTTTCTTGGTGACCTCATTCAGTATTATAGctttaaatattatctatatGCTGAAGACTCCCAAATTTGTATCTTCAGCTCAAACCAGCCCCCTGAATTACAGACTTACATAACCAACTGTCTATTGGTACATCTCCATTCAGATGACTAATAGCTCAAATTTAACATATTCAGATCTCTGCTCAAAATGCCTACACGCCCTCTTAAACTGCTCTATCCACAACTCTCTTCCATTTCAGTTCATGGTAAttccatcttttcatgtgctcaggCTATAAATCTCAGAATCTTTGATTCTACCCTCTTTTCTATCATACCCCACATCCAATCTGCggcaaattctttaaaaatatgtccagaatctgaccactacTTATCTCTTCCATTGCCATCACTGTGGCCTAAATCATCATCACTCTCACTTGGATTTTATCTATAGCTTCCTGTTAATTTTGCTTCCATTCTTGCAATGTTACAATTGTTTTCCAATATAGCAGCCAGAGCCACCCCTTAAAATGtaagcaagataaaaaaaaaaaaatgcaagcaagATCATATCACCTATTTCTCATTCTGATcttatttctctccttcacttACTCCCCTTCAGCCACCATGGCTTCCTCTAGTTCCTTCACTATGCTAAGAAAATTTAATGGTAGAACCACAATTAGAACTCTACTGTCTTGAATACTAACACAGTAGTCTATTCATAAGACTAAGGTGAATGCCAGACTCAAAGatcaaacaactttttttttttttttttttaccttgcatGAATCTTGAGATTGCTAGAAGTTGCAAATTGTAAATTGCATACATCACATTTATAGGGTTTTTCCTCACCATGATGCATACGACTATGGAAGACTAGCTGGCATTTCTGAGCAAATCCTTTATCACACAATTCACATTTGTATGGCTTCTCACCTAAAAgaacaagcaaataaaatttatatttaaaaggagATATTGTTTTAGTTGCTTAAGCCACATAGGCTTTCAAAAGAGTTCATCAACAGTACTATTTTCAGTATTCGGAAACTGTTAACTGCTAGAAGTAATAAAGCAAACAGAACCTTTCTTCCAGATCAACTATGAAAACCTTGatagaattaaaagaaatcagtGTTTCTCAATTCATAATAGTGAAAAGGTGGtcaatgaaagaaatacataCTGCATCTTAAAAGGTACATATCTAAGTGTACCAAACAAAAGTAAATGCAGAGGCTGAAGAATGAAATGTGTATGTAATGCTAAGAAATGTGTTCAGAAGTTGACAAAGATTAGGAAGCAGGAGGTGAGATGTATTGGCAAAATCTGAGAACTGTACTGAGTTGTAATTACTTTTCCCCTTTATCAGTTCTCTTAATCTCTGTCTCTGCTAAATACTTAGCAAGCTAGAATCAAGTATATGTTCATTTTAACTATGACGGAAAATGGTATACACAGGTCATACATTAGGACTTCAGAGTATCAGctgcaataaaacaaaatagccaTTAAATACTTGGTCACAATTACAAAGAAATTTTCAACAGTCTTAACAtgctaaacaaatatttttgtgaataCAAGTATATACCAAATGTTGGTCACAGTcaacactgtatattaatatGTACtgtacaaaaatattatttcagtcaCAGTATAAAAGCAATTATATCTCCCACAAACCAGTCTTACCTGTATGAGTTCTTACATGCGTTTTCAGCTGGTTACATTGCGTAAATGCCTTTCCACACAAGTGGCAGACATAAGGTTTAACTCCTTTATGTATTCTCATGTGCCTTCTCAAGCTGCTGGCTTCTGAAAACACTTTCCCACATGTGTTACACATTGGCTTGGCCTTGGAATACCTCTGATCCAGCTCTTCCCCAGAGCTCTCCAGCTCATAAGAATTCTTGACACTGGCTATATTAGACATAGAATGTTCTTTCAGAGCACAGTTTGGCTGTGATTTTCCACGTTTCCGTTTCACTGTAACAGTTTGCACAATATCTTGTGCTGGAAAAGTATTTTCCACAACTGATGTCAACTCGAGTTCTGAATTATCATTTCTTTGTGCAACTTGTTCTATTACAGGACTGGACAATTTATTTGCATCTAAGAATAATTCAACAGATGCATTCTCTAAAATGTCACTGGGATATTGCACTGTTTTATTCTGTCCTGTTTTCTGGGAGTTGAaggccttcttcttctttttcgtTTGAGATGACTTCTTTGCTAAAGCCCCTTGTTTAGGATTTGCCTGAACTAAATCTGTAGACACTTCTGATTTTTCCCGACTGTTATAATCCCGTAGAGTAAGGAGACAAGTCTGTTGATTCAATTCAATGTTTCCAGTAATACTAGATATCTCTGTAGAAGAGGGAttagcaataaaagcaaaatcttccatctttattttacatttagtgACCACCTCTTCCACTTTGAGATAGTCAGCAGCCTGATGAATTTCTTTAACATTCCAACTGTAAGGAAACAAGGCTAAATGACAATATtctgaacaaataaaaactatttgtGAAACAGAGCTGCACATATATTTCAATGTCTTTTAAAGACCTAACGAAGCAGAATGATGAAAAAGGCATAACTAAAAGAgtaaatttacaaaaattcattcactcattcagaaTAATCTTTAGGCAAAAATCTCCAGTTTTAAAGAActtcaaaagatgaaaaataatggtTACTCATAACTACAAATGTACCActataagaaaatgttaaaatttctgtgtgttttaaaaaacacttggAACACAAAAGTAGCTGTTGGCAACTTATTGCCTCCTCCCATTCATTCTGAGGCCTATTCAGATAGCAACTACCTTTTCTGGGATTGGCAACAGCAAGAGTCTAAAAAATTGTTTCCTAccttcctctgctcccctgtGAGGGACTTTAacggtgcttctcaaactttcccGTGCATGTGAGTCACCCAGGTATCTTGTTAAATGAGGATTCAGGTTCAGTAGATCTGTGACGGGACCCAAgtgtctgcatttctaacacagTTGCTGGTGATGCCAGTGCTGCTGGTTTACTGATTACACTTCAATGGAACAAGGTTTCAGAAAGCTCTAACAACCCTCCCACCTGTGTGTGATACTCAACCCATGTTAGTTGGAGAGTCTGTCATTATTAGAACTATATAGAAAGACTTAAGTTCACCCTGTTCAACATTCTAgtcagtatttactgagcatataCCATGTGTGGTACACTAAGAGGGgtattaagaaataagaaatagtcCCTGCACTCCAAAAGTTTACAATGTGGTGAAAAATTGTTTGATTACTCTAGCACTGGCTCTGGCATTACTAGGTGAGCTAATTAGGGTAAGTCAGCACCTGTTGGCACTCTGCTTTTCTTAGCTATAAAATCTGAGAGTTGAGTTGGTATTAACATGAAAATAGGACCCTTTTATAATTATctgaggatggatggatggatacacacacacacacacacacacacacacacacacacacacccttcaagTAATCTTCCTGctcttttccccaaatattaTTTAACTcttcagaaaaaattttaaaaaatcttttcctttttcccacatGATTATATGTATGAGCCAGAAAAAAGTTTTAGTCATAGCCGATAATACAATTATAGTGCtattaatatatctttattttttttaagaagagtaaaatttgaaatgaaattaaacattaaCTAGCTCATGAACCACTCAGGTCTTTGAAGGTATACTACAGTATTTACAGATCTCTATCCATTTTCTCATCGACTGATGAAAACTTCTTTACCTCAAGTGGCACCTGtatgtttcctctttttaaatttagttttccattggcttttaaaaaattgccttttATTATACACAAAGTTATTTTCTCAGCTCATTATAGATTAAATAGATTTATAGGCCGGTTTGGAAACCTAATCACAAGTTTAGGGAACATTTTATTCTCTAGGAAAATATACCTAAAGTTCCTAAATATagtataaataaactttaagaatatAATCTATTTGCAAATGGAGTCTTTCCCCtagataagaaaatattaaagatttctTATGTCCCTTAGCTATAATTTTGGAATACATAACGGATGATCTTTGTAATGAAGTTAATTCTATATTTGCAAAGATATAACACAAATAGCCCAAATATAAACACAATCTTGTTCATCttctatacaaaatatttttagcatgCATACGGTAACACTGTCACTTTCTAAAAACGTTACCTTTGTCCTtaagcatttttattaattttgttacatagtctattattattacaataaatgAGAGACAGCACTAGAATGAAACCAAATTTATCACTCATTATACTTAGGTCTCAAATTATAATTGTGCTTAGTGATCCATACAGTGAACTACCAAACATATAACAAGGTTTGGTAGCCTTTAAGACCAATATAAACTAGCACTGAGATGCACACTAATTGTTCGGCACTGACACAGTATTTCATACCAATTATCCATCTATTTCATAAACAAACTATAACCTCAGTTACAGTTAAGAGAACCAATCAGCAGTTGCTTACACCAATGACTAATCTGCTTTTGTTTGCAAGCATGAAGTTACAGTGCTTGCAAACCTGCTTTCATCTTTTGAACAGTTACTGAAAGTCATTTAATTACATGCTACAAGGTATGtggctaaatgctttacatgaaTAGTCTATTTAATCCTCAAGACATGTCTCTGCAAtctgtaataatcccattttacGTACAAATGAAGGCTCAGATGTACAAAGACATTAAGTAATTCATCCAAGATCACAGAGGTTAGAATAAGATTTGACCAAGGTAATCTGGCTCCTGAGTCCACTTAATTCtctattattttgctttcttcactAAGTgtaatcactaaattatacacttTCTACTTTTGATGTAAGTCTTCTCACATTTGTGGTGGGGCTCAAACAACTAGTTCCCAGGAAAGGTATGTATCAAAAAAGACTGAACAAAAATCTGGCTCTTTTTCACACTGGTGCTTTGCAGGAAGGCTCAAAGTAAGCTGCTCTTCAGTGTGTTCAAATCAATTCAAGATTATTTGGAAAAGTTAATTGAGAAAGGGAAACTATTAAATTGAAGATCAAGCAAAATTCACTGGTTTTGTGGTTATTTTACATAATGTGCTCTAAATATTTAGATGAGGCACCTGTAGAGTCAACTATtcagtaaatttaaataatttgtcatGTAGATTAATCTGACACTCGTGTGTTCCTTTAATCAACCCACAGAGAACTGACTTGAAGATCTCATtaggttaaaatttaaaaataattcaaaaatagtGTGTCTCCTTTTCAAAAGAATTAAGGAACATTTTGATTCTagctttttaaagaagtatatttCCACAATAAGTTGCAATGTAAAACAGAGAGAAGGATTCTGCTtaatatctatgtgtatatatagagatCATCTGGAAAATCAAAGATTTTTATCAAAGTGTTAATAGTGATTATCAGTGGACGGCAAAATTTCaggtgtttcctttttgtttctttcctatttttctccaaaaattgTGGAGttaaagggagagaggagagtagaagagagaaaataaatgaaactaatgTTCAATGGGAAGCGGGCCTTCAAG from Panthera uncia isolate 11264 chromosome C2, Puncia_PCG_1.0, whole genome shotgun sequence encodes the following:
- the MYNN gene encoding myoneurin isoform X1, whose protein sequence is MQYSHHCEHLLERLNKQREAGFLCDCTVVIGEFQFKAHRNVLASFSEYFGAIYRSTSENNVFLDQSQVKADGFQKLLEFIYTGTLNLDSWNVKEIHQAADYLKVEEVVTKCKIKMEDFAFIANPSSTEISSITGNIELNQQTCLLTLRDYNSREKSEVSTDLVQANPKQGALAKKSSQTKKKKKAFNSQKTGQNKTVQYPSDILENASVELFLDANKLSSPVIEQVAQRNDNSELELTSVVENTFPAQDIVQTVTVKRKRGKSQPNCALKEHSMSNIASVKNSYELESSGEELDQRYSKAKPMCNTCGKVFSEASSLRRHMRIHKGVKPYVCHLCGKAFTQCNQLKTHVRTHTGEKPYKCELCDKGFAQKCQLVFHSRMHHGEEKPYKCDVCNLQFATSSNLKIHARKHSGEKPYVCDRCGQRFAQASTLTYHVRRHTGEKPYVCDTCGKAFAVSSSLITHSRKHTGEKPYICGICGKSFISSGELNKHFRSHTGERPFICELCGNSYTDIKNLKKHKTKVHSGADKLLDSSIEDHPLNEQDSIQKSPLSETLDVKPSDMTLPLSLPLGTEDHHILLPVTDNQSPTSDTLLRSTVNGYSEPQLIFLQQLY
- the MYNN gene encoding myoneurin isoform X2, whose amino-acid sequence is MQYSHHCEHLLERLNKQREAGFLCDCTVVIGEFQFKAHRNVLASFSEYFGAIYRSTSENNVFLDQSQVKADGFQKLLEFIYTGTLNLDSWNVKEIHQAADYLKVEEVVTKCKIKMEDFAFIANPSSTEISSITGNIELNQQTCLLTLRDYNSREKSEVSTDLVQANPKQGALAKKSSQTKKKKKAFNSQKTGQNKTVQYPSDILENASVELFLDANKLSSPVIEQVAQRNDNSELELTSVVENTFPAQDIVQTVTVKRKRGKSQPNCALKEHSMSNIASVKNSYELESSGEELDQRYSKAKPMCNTCGKVFSEASSLRRHMRIHKGVKPYVCHLCGKAFTQCNQLKTHVRTHTGEKPYKCELCDKGFAQKCQLVFHSRMHHGEEKPYKCDVCNLQFATSSNLKIHARKHSGEKPYVCDRCGQRFAQASTLTYHVRRHTGEKPYVCDTCGKAFAVSSSLITHSRKHTGERPFICELCGNSYTDIKNLKKHKTKVHSGADKLLDSSIEDHPLNEQDSIQKSPLSETLDVKPSDMTLPLSLPLGTEDHHILLPVTDNQSPTSDTLLRSTVNGYSEPQLIFLQQLY